From the Castor canadensis chromosome 9, mCasCan1.hap1v2, whole genome shotgun sequence genome, one window contains:
- the Sfrp2 gene encoding secreted frizzled-related protein 2, whose product MLQGPGSLLLLVLASHCCLGSARGLFLFGQPDFSYKRSNCKPIPANLQLCHGIEYQNMRLPNLLGHETMKEVLEQAGAWIPLVMKQCHPDTKKFLCSLFAPVCLDDLDETIQPCHSLCVQVKDRCAPVMSAFGFPWPDMLECDRFPQDNDLCIPLASSDHLLPATEEAPKVCEACKNKNDDDNDIMETLCKNDFALKIKVKEITYINRDTKIILETKSKTIYKLNGVSERDLKKSVLWLKDSLQCTCEEMNDINAPYLVMGQKQGGELVITSVKRWQKGQREFKRISRSIRKLQC is encoded by the exons ATGCTTCAGGGCCCTGGTTCGCTGCTGCTGCTGGTCCTTGCGTCGCACTGCTGCCTGGGCTCGGCACGCGGGCTCTTTCTCTTCGGCCAGCCCGACTTCTCCTACAAGCGCAGCAATTGCAAGCCCATCCCCGCCAACCTACAGCTGTGCCACGGCATCGAGTACCAGAACATGCGGCTGCCCAACCTGCTGGGCCACGAGACCATGAAGGAGGTGCTGGAGCAGGCGGGAGCCTGGATCCCTCTGGTCATGAAGCAGTGCCACCCGGACACCAAGAAGTTCCTGTGCTCGCTCTTCGCCCCCGTTTGTCTGGACGACCTGGACGAGACCATCCAGCCGTGCCACTCGCTCTGTGTGCAGGTGAAGGACCGCTGCGCCCCGGTCATGTCTGCCTTCGGCTTCCCCTGGCCCGACATGCTCGAGTGCGATCGTTTCCCCCAGGACAACGACCTCTGCATCCCTCTCGCTAGCAGCGACCACCTCTTGCCCGCCACAGAGGAAG CTCCCAAGGTATGTGAAgcctgcaaaaataaaaatgatgacgACAACGACATAATGGAAACTCTTTGTAAAAATGATTTTG cactgaaaataaaagtgaaggaGATAACCTACATCAACAGAGATACCAAAATCATCCTGGAAACCAAGAGCAAGACCATTTACAAGCTGAATGGTGTGTCAGAAAGGGACCTGAAGAAATCGGTGCTGTGGCTCAAAGACAGCTTGCAGTGTACCTGTGAGGAGATGAATGACATCAATGCGCCCTATCTGGTCATGGGACAGAAACAGGGCGGGGAGCTGGTGATCACCTCGGTGAAGCGGTGGCAGAAGGGGCAGAGGGAGTTCAAGCGCATCTCCCGCAGCATCCGAAAGCTGCAGTGCTAG